A single window of Actinoallomurus bryophytorum DNA harbors:
- a CDS encoding PLP-dependent aminotransferase family protein, producing MADRSGMGIGHGGSGLDLHLELAKNAGGVGRALEAALREAMRSGRLAPGVLLPGSRSLAADLGLSRGTVVQVYAQLAAEGWLTGTPGSGTRVAGLPAGSTGEERGGEPEHDERTRTGLAADGPARRWEADLRPGRPDLSSFPRGAWASSVRRAVSMADAALFDYGEPAGVPPLRAAVADYVSRTRGARVTAGSVVITGGFSSGLALLARTFHRLGVRRAAVEDPCLRRHREMLCAAGLGLDPLTVDAEGADPSGLRDGTGVVLLTPAHQHPRGVVLAPARRAAFVEWARRGDGYLIEDDYDGEFRYDRQPVGALQALGPDRVVLGGTAGKALAPGMRIGWLVTPPALREPLLEVIEETSAAVPVIDQLALADLIARGDYDRHIRRLRLVYRRRRTELAERLATVTATPLEGVSAGLHALLPVDSADRERRLVAAGEDAGLRLHGLYTFGYWHAPSDRPAALVLGYASPPQHAWRRSLDLLTAVLQAGP from the coding sequence ATGGCCGACAGGAGCGGCATGGGCATCGGGCACGGCGGCTCGGGGCTCGACCTGCATCTCGAGCTGGCGAAGAACGCCGGTGGCGTGGGGCGCGCGCTGGAGGCGGCACTGCGCGAGGCGATGCGCTCGGGGCGGCTCGCCCCGGGGGTCCTCCTGCCCGGAAGCCGTAGTCTCGCCGCCGACCTGGGGCTGTCGCGGGGCACGGTCGTCCAGGTGTACGCCCAGCTCGCGGCGGAGGGCTGGCTGACCGGGACGCCCGGGTCCGGCACTCGTGTGGCCGGCCTGCCGGCCGGGTCCACCGGCGAGGAGCGTGGCGGGGAACCGGAGCATGACGAGCGGACCCGTACGGGCCTCGCGGCGGATGGGCCGGCGCGGCGGTGGGAGGCCGATCTGCGGCCGGGGCGACCGGATCTCAGCTCCTTCCCGCGCGGCGCCTGGGCGTCGAGCGTCCGCCGGGCCGTGTCCATGGCGGACGCGGCCCTGTTCGACTACGGCGAGCCGGCCGGCGTACCGCCGCTGCGGGCCGCCGTGGCCGACTACGTCTCACGAACGCGCGGGGCGCGGGTCACGGCCGGGTCGGTCGTGATCACCGGAGGGTTCTCGTCGGGGCTGGCGCTGCTGGCCCGTACGTTCCACCGGCTCGGCGTGCGGCGTGCCGCGGTCGAGGATCCCTGTCTGCGGCGGCATCGCGAGATGCTGTGCGCCGCCGGGCTGGGCCTTGACCCGCTGACCGTCGACGCCGAGGGCGCGGACCCTTCGGGCCTTCGCGACGGCACCGGAGTGGTGCTTCTCACCCCGGCGCACCAGCACCCGCGCGGCGTGGTGCTGGCACCGGCCCGCCGTGCCGCGTTCGTCGAGTGGGCCCGGCGCGGCGACGGCTACCTCATCGAGGACGACTACGACGGGGAGTTCCGCTACGACCGGCAGCCGGTCGGGGCGCTTCAGGCGCTGGGCCCGGACCGCGTCGTGCTGGGCGGTACGGCGGGCAAGGCGCTCGCCCCGGGCATGCGGATCGGCTGGCTGGTCACGCCCCCGGCGCTACGCGAGCCGCTGCTGGAGGTCATCGAAGAGACCTCGGCGGCCGTACCGGTGATCGACCAGCTCGCCCTCGCGGACCTGATCGCGCGCGGCGACTACGACCGGCACATCCGCCGGCTCCGCCTCGTCTACCGCCGCCGGCGCACCGAGCTCGCGGAGCGGCTGGCGACGGTCACGGCGACACCGCTGGAGGGCGTGTCCGCGGGCCTGCACGCGCTGTTGCCGGTCGACTCGGCCGACCGGGAACGCCGCCTGGTCGCCGCCGGAGAGGACGCCGGCCTGCGCCTGCACGGCCTGTACACCTTCGGGTACTGGCACGCGCCGTCCGACCGCCCGGCGGCCCTGGTCCTGGGGTACGCCAGCCCGCCCCAGCACGCCTGGCGCCGGTCCCTGGACCTTCTCACCGCGGTGCTCCAGGCCGGCCCGTAG
- a CDS encoding NAD-dependent epimerase/dehydratase family protein, translated as MHVFIAGGTGVLGRRIIPRLIAGGHRVTALTRTTDGGASVLAAGAVPALVDVYDVDALTRAVRLAAPDVVMHQLTALSGRDFAANARIRTVGTRNLVDAALNAGVGRVIAQSIAWNYEPGDKPADESVPLDLNASEPRRRGVESVNILETVTREIPEWVVLRYGLLYGTGTWYAPGGLMAGEAKAGRLVADHDVSSFVHVGDAAEAAVRALDWPSGTVNVCDDEPAPGTEWLPAFCHAVGAPPPERAAAELGRQGWARGADNGHARGDLHWTPETPSWRVGFAAFTG; from the coding sequence ATGCACGTCTTCATCGCCGGCGGCACCGGCGTACTCGGCCGCCGGATCATCCCCCGGCTGATCGCCGGCGGCCACCGGGTCACGGCGCTGACACGGACCACGGACGGCGGCGCCTCCGTGCTCGCGGCGGGCGCCGTGCCCGCTCTCGTCGACGTCTACGACGTCGACGCGCTCACCCGTGCCGTACGCCTCGCCGCTCCCGACGTCGTGATGCACCAGCTCACCGCCCTGTCCGGCCGCGACTTCGCCGCGAACGCCCGGATCCGCACGGTCGGCACCCGCAACCTGGTCGACGCCGCGCTGAACGCTGGCGTCGGCCGCGTGATCGCCCAGAGCATCGCGTGGAACTACGAGCCGGGCGACAAGCCCGCCGACGAGTCGGTGCCGCTCGACCTGAACGCGTCCGAGCCGCGCCGTCGAGGCGTCGAGAGCGTCAACATCCTCGAGACGGTGACACGCGAGATCCCGGAATGGGTGGTCCTGCGCTACGGCCTGCTGTACGGCACGGGCACCTGGTACGCCCCGGGCGGCCTGATGGCGGGTGAGGCGAAAGCGGGACGGCTGGTCGCCGACCATGACGTCAGCAGCTTCGTCCACGTGGGTGACGCCGCGGAGGCGGCCGTACGCGCGCTGGACTGGCCGTCCGGCACGGTGAACGTCTGCGACGACGAGCCCGCCCCCGGCACCGAATGGCTCCCGGCGTTCTGCCACGCGGTGGGCGCACCGCCACCCGAGCGGGCGGCCGCGGAGCTGGGACGCCAGGGCTGGGCCCGCGGCGCCGACAACGGCCACGCCCGCGGCGACCTGCACTGGACCCCGGAAACGCCGTCCTGGCGGGTGGGCTTCGCCGCCTTCACCGGCTGA
- a CDS encoding MoaD/ThiS family protein, translating into MLPAHLRTLAGVGGEVELEVAGEITQSSVLDAVEARFPMLRGTIRDQGTGRRRAFIRFYACERDLSHDAPDTPLPRAVAAGSEPFLVVGAMAGG; encoded by the coding sequence GTGCTCCCGGCGCATCTGCGGACGCTCGCCGGGGTCGGCGGCGAGGTCGAACTCGAGGTCGCGGGGGAGATCACCCAGAGCTCGGTCCTCGACGCGGTCGAGGCGCGCTTCCCGATGCTGCGCGGCACGATCCGCGATCAGGGGACGGGACGGCGCCGGGCGTTCATCCGCTTCTACGCCTGCGAACGGGACCTGTCCCACGACGCGCCGGACACCCCCCTGCCACGGGCGGTCGCGGCCGGGAGCGAGCCCTTCCTCGTGGTGGGCGCCATGGCCGGCGGCTGA
- a CDS encoding cupin domain-containing protein, with product MTTATRSILTTLLDEVPPSVPEGAEIMTVKVELPPGDPGTPPHRHSGPVFGYVLEGEIVFELEGEPERLIRAGEAFWEPGGDVIHYQAGNGLSGEWSRFVVVMIGVPGAPMLTLVDEAELEARRDRRAPRP from the coding sequence ATGACCACAGCCACGAGATCGATCCTGACGACCTTGCTGGACGAGGTCCCGCCGTCCGTCCCGGAGGGCGCGGAGATCATGACGGTGAAGGTCGAGCTGCCGCCCGGGGACCCGGGCACTCCGCCGCACCGGCATTCCGGCCCGGTGTTCGGCTACGTGCTGGAGGGCGAGATCGTCTTTGAGCTGGAAGGCGAGCCCGAACGCCTGATCCGCGCCGGCGAGGCGTTCTGGGAGCCGGGCGGCGACGTGATCCACTACCAGGCCGGGAACGGCCTCTCCGGCGAGTGGAGTCGCTTCGTCGTCGTGATGATCGGCGTCCCGGGCGCACCCATGCTCACGCTCGTCGACGAGGCGGAGCTCGAGGCTCGCCGCGATCGCCGCGCGCCCCGCCCCTGA
- a CDS encoding WD40/YVTN/BNR-like repeat-containing protein, with product MSGVRVLVGTRKGAFILTSDERRAKWDVSRPHFGGWEVYHFTGSPAEPSRLYAAQSTGWFGQLIQRSDDGGLTWTPVGNEFSYEGVPGTHQWYDGTPHPWEFARVWHLEPSATDPDTIYAGVEDAALFRSADGGQSWQELPGLREHGSGPSWQPGAGGMCLHTIVLHPTDPGRMYAAISAAGVFRTDDAGTTWQPVNQGLRSEGIPDPGAEVGHCVHRIAMHPSRPEVLFMQKHWDVMRSDDGGDSWREVSGDLPSDFGFPIAVHAHEPETIYVVPIKSDAEHYPPEGRLRVYRSRTGGNDWEPLTNGLPQSDCYVNVLRDAMAVDSLESCGVYFGTTGGQVYVSPDAGDTWAPIVRDLPAVLSVEVQTLS from the coding sequence ATGAGCGGGGTACGCGTACTGGTCGGCACGCGCAAGGGCGCCTTCATTCTGACGTCGGACGAACGACGGGCGAAATGGGACGTCAGCCGCCCCCACTTCGGCGGCTGGGAGGTGTACCACTTCACGGGGTCGCCGGCCGAGCCGTCCCGCCTGTACGCCGCGCAGTCCACCGGCTGGTTCGGGCAGCTGATCCAGCGCTCCGACGACGGCGGCCTGACCTGGACCCCGGTCGGCAACGAGTTCAGCTACGAAGGTGTCCCCGGCACCCACCAGTGGTACGACGGCACGCCGCATCCCTGGGAGTTCGCACGGGTCTGGCATCTCGAGCCGTCGGCCACCGATCCGGACACGATCTACGCCGGCGTCGAGGACGCGGCCCTGTTCCGCTCCGCGGACGGCGGGCAGAGCTGGCAGGAGCTGCCCGGCCTGCGCGAGCACGGCTCCGGCCCGTCCTGGCAGCCCGGCGCCGGCGGGATGTGCCTGCACACGATCGTGCTGCACCCGACCGACCCCGGCCGCATGTACGCCGCCATCTCCGCCGCGGGCGTGTTCCGCACCGACGACGCGGGCACGACCTGGCAGCCCGTCAACCAGGGCCTGCGCTCGGAGGGCATCCCGGATCCCGGGGCCGAGGTCGGGCACTGCGTGCACCGCATCGCCATGCACCCCTCGCGCCCCGAGGTGCTGTTCATGCAGAAGCACTGGGACGTGATGCGCAGCGATGACGGAGGCGACTCGTGGCGCGAGGTCAGCGGTGACCTGCCGTCGGACTTCGGGTTCCCGATCGCCGTCCACGCGCACGAGCCGGAGACGATCTACGTCGTGCCGATCAAGAGCGACGCGGAGCACTATCCGCCCGAGGGACGGCTGCGCGTGTACCGCAGCCGCACCGGCGGGAACGACTGGGAGCCGCTGACCAACGGCCTGCCGCAGAGTGACTGCTACGTCAACGTGCTGCGCGACGCGATGGCCGTCGACTCGCTCGAGTCCTGCGGCGTGTACTTCGGCACGACCGGCGGGCAGGTGTACGTCTCTCCGGACGCCGGCGACACCTGGGCGCCCATCGTGCGCGACCTGCCCGCCGTCCTGTCCGTCGAAGTCCAGACCCTGTCATGA
- a CDS encoding amidohydrolase family protein, with amino-acid sequence MAGIRRRSLLRGAAGAAAIAGIGGIDVGATAPAEAAAPPEGPAHGRTVRLREGTDLAAQLSPDGRLIAIDVVGVLWVLPSSGGPARRLTSDLYDIAQPEWSPDSRWLTFQSYREGVFDVWVIRPDGSGPRRLTHGPYDHREPRFSPDGKRIAFSSDLTGSYGIHTLDVGTSAITPVTDTKVEEYEPAWSPDGRRIAFVVANTRIDVVDVATGARTTPVTVPADQVIHSPAWTPDGKDLLYTVVLSGRSELWRSGKALVTGEEVFPFRVSWRSANEFVYTADGRIRRRSLGGGDAHEIGFSAAVTLAAPAYRKRRRDFDSTKARPVVGIGSPVLSPDGKQVAFRALNDIYTMTIGRAPRPLTRDHWWKSTPAWSPDGRYLSYSTDRAGKLDIWIRDLRTGADRRLTDLPNAAAVSGTWSRDGSHLAFLDQTGALYTVEVASGNVQPVFTATFEPGRPTWSADGDVIALAAIKPYSARYREGLSKILLVDRRTGAGTYVDPLPDRSIQTRGDDGPVWSPDGTKMAFVVASVLWVVDVHPDGTPAGTARQVTHEVTDAVSWSGDSSQLLYLNNGRLRLVAADGSRTRTLPVPLTWSNTRSKGRTVVRAARMWDGSSRQLRRDVDIVVEGHHIVAVSPRGEGRGDTVVDAGDSVVIPGLVDMHNHREMQGYEYGDRQGRLWLSLGITTTRSPGSPAYHMVEAREAFQSGARVVPRYFATGEAVDGPRIFYNFMRPTFDEHQLALELERAGALDYDLMKSYVRLPTEWQQKVIAWAHRRGVHATSHYHYPALGFGGDGMEHMGATNRFGYSRTVTALGTGYGDVIDIFTASGAVRTPTLFVSATLFAEDTSLVTDRRVTTLYPSWEYASLQAAVTTAKTTDQTVNRANLAAQVAQVVATIRGGGRIITGTDSPIDHTAVSTHMNLRAMVKYGLTPYEALTTATRVPGEFLTEPLGQIKPGMYADLTFLGGDPLTDIAQAANVRQVMVNGELHTVDELLAPFAAAAHKEAAPGGRLLPKLPGHPANAKYWWHDPHYLEESKRSCCAET; translated from the coding sequence ATGGCAGGCATCAGAAGGCGGAGTCTCCTGAGGGGTGCGGCCGGTGCCGCGGCGATCGCGGGAATCGGCGGGATCGACGTCGGCGCGACCGCCCCGGCGGAGGCTGCCGCCCCGCCAGAGGGGCCCGCCCACGGCCGTACGGTCCGGCTGCGTGAGGGCACCGACCTGGCCGCGCAACTGTCACCGGACGGACGCCTCATCGCGATCGACGTCGTCGGGGTGCTGTGGGTGCTGCCCTCCTCGGGCGGGCCGGCACGCAGGCTGACCAGCGACCTGTACGACATCGCCCAGCCCGAGTGGTCGCCGGACAGCCGGTGGCTGACGTTTCAGTCCTACCGCGAAGGCGTGTTCGACGTCTGGGTGATCCGTCCGGACGGGTCGGGACCGCGCCGCCTGACCCACGGGCCCTACGACCACCGCGAGCCGCGCTTCTCACCCGACGGGAAGCGGATCGCCTTCTCCTCGGACCTGACCGGCAGCTACGGCATCCACACGCTGGACGTGGGTACGAGCGCCATCACTCCGGTGACCGACACCAAGGTCGAGGAGTACGAGCCGGCGTGGTCGCCGGACGGAAGGCGGATCGCCTTCGTCGTCGCGAACACCCGCATCGACGTGGTCGACGTCGCGACCGGCGCGCGCACCACGCCGGTGACCGTACCCGCCGACCAGGTCATCCACAGCCCGGCCTGGACACCGGACGGCAAGGACCTCCTCTACACCGTCGTCCTGTCCGGCCGCAGCGAGCTGTGGCGCTCGGGCAAGGCGCTGGTGACCGGCGAGGAGGTGTTCCCGTTCCGCGTCTCGTGGCGGTCGGCGAACGAGTTCGTCTACACCGCGGACGGAAGGATCCGGCGCCGGTCGCTGGGCGGCGGTGACGCGCACGAGATCGGCTTCAGCGCCGCCGTGACCCTCGCCGCCCCGGCGTACCGCAAACGGCGGCGCGACTTCGACTCGACGAAGGCCAGGCCCGTCGTCGGCATCGGCAGCCCGGTGCTTTCACCCGACGGGAAGCAGGTGGCGTTCCGCGCGCTGAACGACATCTACACGATGACGATCGGGCGGGCGCCGAGGCCGCTGACCCGCGACCACTGGTGGAAGAGCACCCCCGCCTGGTCGCCGGACGGCCGCTACCTGTCCTACTCCACCGACCGTGCCGGGAAGCTCGACATCTGGATCCGCGACCTGCGGACCGGCGCCGACCGCAGGCTGACCGACCTGCCGAACGCCGCGGCCGTGTCGGGCACCTGGTCGCGCGACGGTTCGCACCTGGCGTTCCTCGACCAGACCGGCGCGCTCTACACGGTCGAGGTCGCCTCCGGGAACGTCCAGCCCGTCTTCACGGCCACCTTCGAGCCCGGCCGCCCGACCTGGTCCGCCGACGGCGACGTCATCGCCCTGGCGGCGATCAAGCCGTACTCGGCACGCTACCGCGAGGGCCTGAGCAAGATCCTCCTGGTCGACCGCCGCACCGGCGCCGGCACGTACGTCGACCCGCTGCCCGACCGCTCGATCCAGACGCGCGGCGACGACGGGCCGGTGTGGTCGCCCGACGGGACGAAGATGGCGTTCGTCGTGGCGAGCGTGCTGTGGGTGGTCGACGTCCACCCGGACGGCACCCCGGCGGGCACGGCCCGGCAGGTCACACACGAGGTGACCGACGCCGTGAGCTGGAGCGGCGACTCATCGCAGCTGCTCTACCTGAACAACGGGCGGCTGCGCCTCGTCGCCGCCGACGGGAGCCGTACCCGTACGCTGCCGGTGCCGCTGACCTGGTCCAACACCAGGTCGAAGGGTCGCACCGTCGTACGCGCCGCGCGCATGTGGGACGGCAGCAGCCGTCAGCTGCGCCGCGACGTGGACATCGTGGTCGAGGGGCACCACATCGTCGCGGTCTCGCCGCGCGGCGAGGGACGCGGTGACACGGTCGTCGACGCCGGTGACTCGGTGGTCATCCCCGGGCTCGTGGACATGCACAACCACCGCGAGATGCAGGGGTATGAGTACGGCGACCGGCAGGGGCGGCTGTGGCTGTCGCTGGGCATCACCACGACCCGCTCGCCGGGCAGCCCGGCGTACCACATGGTCGAGGCCCGCGAGGCGTTCCAGTCGGGCGCACGTGTCGTCCCCCGCTACTTCGCCACCGGAGAGGCCGTCGACGGGCCGCGCATCTTCTACAACTTCATGCGGCCCACCTTCGACGAGCACCAGCTCGCGCTGGAGCTCGAACGCGCGGGCGCGCTCGACTACGACCTGATGAAGTCCTACGTGCGGCTGCCGACGGAGTGGCAGCAGAAGGTCATCGCGTGGGCGCACCGGCGAGGCGTCCACGCCACCTCGCACTACCACTACCCGGCGCTCGGCTTCGGCGGCGACGGGATGGAGCACATGGGCGCGACGAACCGCTTCGGCTACTCGCGCACCGTGACCGCGCTGGGCACCGGGTACGGCGACGTCATCGACATCTTCACCGCCTCGGGCGCGGTCCGTACCCCGACGCTGTTCGTCTCGGCGACCCTGTTCGCCGAGGACACCTCCCTCGTCACCGACCGGCGGGTGACGACGCTCTACCCGTCGTGGGAGTACGCCTCACTGCAGGCCGCGGTGACGACGGCCAAGACGACCGACCAGACCGTGAACCGCGCGAACCTCGCCGCCCAGGTCGCCCAGGTCGTCGCCACGATCCGCGGCGGCGGGCGAATCATCACGGGCACGGACTCGCCCATCGACCACACCGCGGTGAGCACGCACATGAACCTGCGGGCCATGGTGAAGTACGGGCTCACTCCGTACGAGGCGCTGACCACGGCCACCCGGGTGCCGGGCGAGTTCCTGACCGAACCCCTCGGCCAGATCAAGCCGGGCATGTACGCCGACCTGACCTTCCTGGGCGGCGACCCGCTCACCGACATCGCCCAGGCGGCGAACGTACGGCAGGTCATGGTCAACGGCGAGCTGCACACGGTCGACGAACTGCTCGCCCCGTTCGCCGCCGCAGCGCACAAGGAGGCGGCGCCGGGCGGGCGGCTGCTGCCGAAGCTCCCCGGCCATCCCGCGAACGCGAAGTACTGGTGGCACGACCCGCACTACCTGGAGGAGAGCAAGCGCTCCTGCTGCGCGGAGACCTGA
- a CDS encoding TetR/AcrR family transcriptional regulator C-terminal domain-containing protein, whose product MNSDATPPLPPTAGQNLDSVRRQVVDAAGELMRATAGTTPSGAAPGQGYVADASGQSAMTLYLALLTDRLPVYARTMINLQGQVGEANVEQNLLPVAQATIQFYCEILAAKVSVFTKPDQLLQLRRVLKSNNLGPHAAHERVAAYLDQERKLGRVAADVDCDASARLLIGACVNYAFTKMLLDDVEPSEVFVEQAVRGLRIAP is encoded by the coding sequence ATGAATTCCGATGCGACGCCTCCGCTGCCCCCGACGGCCGGCCAGAACCTCGACTCCGTACGTCGCCAGGTGGTCGACGCCGCGGGGGAGTTAATGCGCGCCACGGCCGGCACCACCCCTTCGGGTGCCGCCCCGGGCCAGGGCTATGTCGCGGACGCCTCCGGCCAGTCCGCGATGACCCTCTACCTCGCCCTGCTGACCGACCGTCTCCCGGTCTACGCGCGCACGATGATCAATTTGCAGGGCCAGGTCGGTGAGGCGAACGTCGAGCAGAACCTGCTGCCGGTCGCCCAGGCGACGATCCAGTTCTACTGCGAGATCCTCGCCGCGAAGGTGAGCGTCTTCACCAAGCCGGACCAGTTGCTCCAGCTGCGGCGTGTGTTGAAATCCAACAATCTCGGCCCGCACGCCGCGCACGAGAGAGTCGCCGCCTACCTGGACCAGGAACGCAAGCTGGGCCGGGTCGCGGCCGACGTCGACTGCGACGCCTCCGCGCGGCTGCTCATCGGCGCCTGCGTCAACTACGCGTTCACGAAGATGCTCCTGGACGACGTCGAGCCGAGCGAGGTCTTCGTCGAGCAGGCCGTACGGGGCCTGCGGATCGCTCCCTGA
- a CDS encoding 6-phospho-beta-glucosidase — translation MRLTILGGGGFRVPLVYRALLADRGEGRITEVVLHDLDPARTAVIAQVLAEQAAAYPDAPAVTVTPDLDEALTGADFVFSAIRVGGLEGRAADERASLEEGVLGQETVGAGGIAYGLRTVPVAVDIARRVLAVAPGAWVINFTNPAGLVTEAMSRHLGDRVIGICDSPIGMGRRVAAAMGVDPASAWFDYAGLNHLGWLRAVRVGGHDVLPGLLEDDAALSSFEEGRLFGGEWLRAIGAVPNEYLHYYYFNRDAVTALRTAPRSRGALVLDQQRDFYARTPDSPGSALEAWETTRMARERTYMAENREAAGAGERESCDLESGGYENVALALMRAIAQDERTTLILNVRNRGALPGLDADAVVEVPCLVDANGARPVTADPLPDHALGLVISVKAVERGILEAATTGSRPAALRALATHPLVDSVTVARRLLERYETDFPQLGYLRGKADR, via the coding sequence GTGAGACTGACCATTCTCGGCGGCGGGGGCTTCCGGGTGCCCCTGGTCTACCGAGCCCTGCTGGCCGACCGCGGCGAGGGCCGCATCACCGAGGTGGTCCTGCACGATCTGGATCCGGCGCGGACCGCGGTGATCGCCCAAGTGCTCGCCGAGCAGGCGGCGGCCTATCCCGACGCTCCGGCCGTCACCGTCACCCCCGACCTCGACGAGGCGCTCACCGGCGCCGACTTCGTCTTCTCCGCGATCCGGGTCGGCGGGCTGGAGGGCCGGGCGGCCGACGAGCGCGCATCCCTGGAGGAGGGCGTGCTCGGCCAGGAGACCGTCGGCGCGGGCGGCATCGCGTACGGCCTGCGCACGGTCCCCGTCGCGGTCGACATCGCCCGCAGGGTCCTCGCCGTCGCCCCCGGCGCCTGGGTCATCAACTTCACCAACCCGGCCGGCCTGGTGACCGAGGCGATGTCGCGCCACCTCGGCGACCGGGTGATCGGCATCTGCGACTCCCCGATCGGCATGGGCCGCCGCGTCGCCGCCGCCATGGGGGTCGACCCGGCGAGCGCCTGGTTCGACTACGCGGGCCTCAACCATCTCGGCTGGCTGCGCGCCGTACGCGTCGGTGGCCACGACGTGCTCCCCGGACTGCTCGAAGACGACGCGGCGCTGTCCTCGTTCGAGGAGGGGCGGTTGTTCGGGGGCGAGTGGCTGCGCGCGATCGGCGCGGTCCCGAACGAGTACCTGCACTACTACTACTTCAACCGGGACGCCGTGACGGCCCTGCGCACCGCACCGCGGAGTCGCGGCGCGCTCGTGCTGGACCAGCAGCGCGACTTCTACGCGCGTACCCCCGACAGCCCCGGCTCGGCGCTGGAGGCCTGGGAGACCACCCGGATGGCCCGCGAGCGCACCTACATGGCTGAGAACCGCGAGGCCGCGGGCGCCGGCGAGCGCGAATCCTGCGACCTGGAGTCCGGCGGGTACGAGAACGTCGCGCTCGCACTGATGCGCGCGATCGCCCAGGACGAGCGCACCACCCTCATCCTCAACGTGCGCAACCGCGGCGCGCTGCCCGGCCTGGACGCCGACGCCGTCGTCGAGGTGCCCTGCCTCGTGGACGCCAACGGCGCGCGGCCGGTGACCGCCGACCCGCTTCCGGACCACGCCCTCGGCCTGGTCATCTCCGTGAAGGCGGTGGAGCGCGGGATCCTGGAGGCGGCCACGACCGGGTCGCGGCCCGCCGCGCTGCGTGCCCTGGCGACCCATCCGCTGGTCGACTCGGTGACCGTGGCCCGGCGGCTCCTGGAGCGCTACGAGACGGACTTTCCCCAGCTCGGGTACCTACGCGGAAAGGCGGATCGCTGA